The stretch of DNA GTTCCCGGATTCGAAACCGAGGTAGGAGAACAGCAGCAACGGCGTGACGCCGAGGAGTCCGGTGAGGGTGGGGCTGAAGTCTCCGGCGGAGATGCCGGCGAAACCGTTCTTCGCGGCGTAGATCCCGGTGGTGACGAGGAAGAACAGCAGGAACACGATTTTCAGGAACGCGCCGACTGTCGGAATCCATTTGCCCCGTGCGAGACTCACCACGGCCGCGAGCACCGTCAGCCAGATGAAGACGAGTTTGAACAGATAGTCCGTCACCGAGCCCTCCTCGAAGTCGGTGACGTAGTGGTTCCACGTCTCGGCGGCGATGAACGCCATCGACCCGCCGACCCACACGGGCTGGGTCACCCACGTCAGCAGCGACGCGAGCGCGGCGAGGGGACGGCCGAACGCTCGCCGGACCCACACGTAGACGCCGCCCTCGCCGGTGAACGTGCTGCCGATCTCGGCGAAGATCAGCCCGTACGGCAGGAGGAAGAACACGGCGAGCACGAGCGCCCAGGTGAACGTCTCCGCGCCGAACGTGGAGACCTGGCCGAGGACCTCGACCGACACCACCGCCGCGACGATGAGGAAGACGATGTCGAAACGACCGAGGGACTTCTTGAGATGTTGCGTCTGTTCGTCCGCCAGGGCGGTGGGGGTGTTGTCGCTCATCGATGTACCTCGTTGCTGGAGTCGATAGGAATGCGTCTGCGTACTACCGCTTTTCGACCGGCGCGGTATCAGTCTTCGGCGGTAAACGCTGCAGTGATGCCGGTCACTACTCTCGTCCGCACCCGGCAAATCTGTACAGCACAAAGATCCGGGGTAGTGCATCAGTTCTGCAGATGCCAGGTCTCCCGCAAATCCTCGCCCCGCAGCTCTAGTCCGCGGCGAACTCGGCGATGGAGCACGACAGCACGGTCTCGAGATAGCGAAGGACGCTGTTCCGTGCGGTCCACGGCTCGATGCGCCGGTTCCGCGCGATGATGTGGAGGCCGTAGGCGTCCTCGAGGCTCACCGCCGTGCGGGCGATCTCCTCGGTGGGCATCGAGGGCGTGAACACGCCCTGGGACCGGCCTATCTCGAGCACGGTGCTGTACAGCGACACCTCCAGGTCGAACAGCGTCGACAGCAGTGCGGAGTGCGTCCCGTTGCGGCTCGCGTGGAGATGCAGTTCGTACAGGACCGTGCACAAAGGGTCGTCGGCGGCATCGGGAATGCCCAGGCGCACCGTGGTGCGCAGCCGCTCGACCGGATCGGCGAGGTCCTGCACCGCGTCGTGCCTGCGCCGGTAGAACCGGTCGACTGCGTGCTCGTGCACCTCGACGAGCAGATCCTCGAGCGACGGGTAGTAGTAGCTGACCAGACCCGCCGACAGGCCCGCCTCCTCCGCGACGTCCTTGATGCGCAGCCCGGTCATGCCCCGCTTGGTGATCGCGGTGGTGGCCGCCGAGACCATCTCACTTCGCCGGATTCCCTGCCGCTTCGGACGTGCCATGACCACCATTATTGATGAACTTCATCAATAAACAAGTGGCAATCGGAGCGGTATTTCGCTGACCAAGCCTGGACTTTCCGCATTCGATCGGTAATTATTTGAGACAGATCGCAAAGAATCGCCCGTCTCGGCGACCGTGGAACGGCCAGCCAGCCGCGTGCGCAGGCCGCCACAGCGAACCCACTCCCCGCCTCCAGTCAGGAACCCACCGTGCGTGATCCGCGATACGACATCCTGTTCGAACCGGTCAAGATCGGACCGGTCACCGCCCGCAACCGGTTCTTCCAGGTCCCCCACTGCAACGGCATGGGCTACCGGGACCCGTCCGGCGAGGCCTACATGCGCCGAGTCAAGGCCGAGGGCGGCTGGGCGGTCGTCTGCACCGAGCAGGTCGAGATCCACCCCACCTCGGACATCGGCCCGTTCATCGAACTGCGCCTGTGGGACGATCAGGACCTGCCCGCCCTCACCAGGATCTCCGAGAAGATCCACGAGGGCGGCTCCCTCGCAGGCATCGAACTCGCCCACAACGGCCTGAACAGCCCCAACCTGATCAGCCGCGAGACGCCGCTCGGCCCGCAGAACCTGCCCGTCGTCTCCTGGAACTACGACCCCGTCCAGGCCCGGGAGATGACCAAGTCGGACATCGCGGACCTCCGGCACTGGCACAAGGAGGCGGTGCGCCGGTCACTGAAGGCCGAATACGACATCGTCTACGTGTATGCCGGGCACGCGATCGGCGGCCTGCACCACTTCCTGTCCCGCCGCTACAACAACCGGACGGACGAGTACGGCGGCAGCCTGACCAACCGGGTGCGCCTGCTCCGCGAGATCCTCGAGGATTCACGCGAGGTCGCCGACGGCAAGGCCGCGGTCGCGTGCCGCATCTCCGTCGACGAACTCCTCGGCGACGAGGGAATCACCCGCAGCGAGATCGAGGACGTGATCGGCCTGCTCGGCGAGACCCCGGACCTGTGGGACTTCGTGCTCGGCAGCTGGGAGGACGACTCCGTCACCTCGCGGTTCGGACCCGAGGCGGAGCAGGAACCGTACGTTCGGGGACTGAAGCAGCTCACCACCAAACCCGTCGTCGGCGTCGGCCGCTTCACCTCGCCCGACACGATGCTGCACCAGGTGAAGAGCGGCATCCTCGACTTCATCGGGGCGGCCCGCCCGTCGATCGCCGACCCGTTCCTGCCCCGCAAGATCGAGGAAGGGAACCTCGAGGACATCCGGGAATGCATCGGCTGCAACATCTGCGTGTCCGGTGACTTCACGATGTCGCCGATCCGCTGCACGCAGAACCCGACGATGGGTGAGGAGTTCCGTCGCGGGTGGCACCCGGAGCGGATCAAGGTCCGCTCGAGTGAGTCGAACGTGCTCGTGGTCGGCGCGGGTCCGGCCGGACTCGAGGCGGCACGCGCCCTCGGGCAACGCGGCTACAACGTCAGCCTCGCCGAGGCGAGCCGGCAACTCGGTGGCCGGGTGACCCGTGAGTCGAAGCTGCCCGGGCTGTCCGCCTGGATCCGGGTGGTGGACTACCGGCAGCAGCAGCTCCGCACGCTGTCGAACGTCGACGTGTTCATGGAGAGCGAGATGACCGCCGACGACGTCATCGACAACGACTTCCACCACGTGGTCGTCGCCACCGGTTCCAGTTGGCGCCGCGACGGTGTCGGCCGGTGGCACACCCACGCCGTTCCCGTCGACGAGCACGCCGACGTCCTGACACCGGACGACGTGATGGCGGGGCTACGACCCGCGGGCAACAAGGTGGTGCTCTTCGACGACGACCACTACTACCTCGGGGCGGTCGTCGCCGAACTCCTGGCGAAGGAGGGATTCGACGTCACCCTGATCACGCCGGCCGCGCACGTGTCGCAGTGGACGACGAACACCATGGAGGTGGTCCGCATCCGCAAGCGAATCATCAAGGCCGGGGTGCACGTTCAGGTGAACCGCGCCGCCACGGCGGTCACGCCGGACGGTGTCCGCACCGTGTGCGCCTTCACCGGAGACGAACAGTTCGTCGAGGCGGACGGCGTCGTCCTCGTCACGGCCCGACTTCCGCACGACGGGTTGTTCCACGACCTGCAGTCGCGCGAATCCGAATGGGCCGCCGCCGACCTGCGCAGCGTCCGCGGCATCGGCGACGCGTGGGCGCCGTCCACCATCGCGGCGGCCGTCTGGTCCGGGCAT from Rhodococcus opacus B4 encodes:
- a CDS encoding TetR/AcrR family transcriptional regulator, which codes for MARPKRQGIRRSEMVSAATTAITKRGMTGLRIKDVAEEAGLSAGLVSYYYPSLEDLLVEVHEHAVDRFYRRRHDAVQDLADPVERLRTTVRLGIPDAADDPLCTVLYELHLHASRNGTHSALLSTLFDLEVSLYSTVLEIGRSQGVFTPSMPTEEIARTAVSLEDAYGLHIIARNRRIEPWTARNSVLRYLETVLSCSIAEFAAD
- a CDS encoding FAD-dependent oxidoreductase — its product is MRDPRYDILFEPVKIGPVTARNRFFQVPHCNGMGYRDPSGEAYMRRVKAEGGWAVVCTEQVEIHPTSDIGPFIELRLWDDQDLPALTRISEKIHEGGSLAGIELAHNGLNSPNLISRETPLGPQNLPVVSWNYDPVQAREMTKSDIADLRHWHKEAVRRSLKAEYDIVYVYAGHAIGGLHHFLSRRYNNRTDEYGGSLTNRVRLLREILEDSREVADGKAAVACRISVDELLGDEGITRSEIEDVIGLLGETPDLWDFVLGSWEDDSVTSRFGPEAEQEPYVRGLKQLTTKPVVGVGRFTSPDTMLHQVKSGILDFIGAARPSIADPFLPRKIEEGNLEDIRECIGCNICVSGDFTMSPIRCTQNPTMGEEFRRGWHPERIKVRSSESNVLVVGAGPAGLEAARALGQRGYNVSLAEASRQLGGRVTRESKLPGLSAWIRVVDYRQQQLRTLSNVDVFMESEMTADDVIDNDFHHVVVATGSSWRRDGVGRWHTHAVPVDEHADVLTPDDVMAGLRPAGNKVVLFDDDHYYLGAVVAELLAKEGFDVTLITPAAHVSQWTTNTMEVVRIRKRIIKAGVHVQVNRAATAVTPDGVRTVCAFTGDEQFVEADGVVLVTARLPHDGLFHDLQSRESEWAAADLRSVRGIGDAWAPSTIAAAVWSGHRYAEELEEPPAPGPVAFRREVTGLSIEPVRTLSVPPLVNAQN